In the genome of Nonomuraea sp. NBC_00507, the window CGTCCTCGGTGGCGATGGTCAGCACCTCGCCGGACTTGAGATCGACGTCTCTGGCCACGGGCTGGAGTCCGCAGGCCGCGACCTCGACCCGCCAGCGGTGCGCCTCGGTCGTGTTGGCCTTCTGCAGGATGCGCATCCCGAATCGCCACGACAGCGACACGGTGGTGATGATCACAGCCAACGCGGCGATCGACAGGGCGAGCGAGCCGAGGCTTCGCTCCCGCATGGTGTGTTCGACGATCAGGCCGAGCGCGATGGGGAAGGCGGTCTCGCCCGCCTGGTAGGAGCCCAGGAGGACGGTGCCCCAGGTCATGGCGCCGATGTTGCGCCGCAGTGCGGTCCGGAGAATGCCGGACCCCGTGCGAGGCCGCTGCGCGTCAGGAGTCGTCATCGAGGTGGCGGGCATCCGGTCGACCTAACTCCCCGCTCGCCAGGCCTGCCACAGTCGCGCGTACCGTCCGCCCAGTGCCACCAACTCCTCGTGAGTTCCCTGCTCCACCACGCATCCCGCGTCCAGCACGGCGATCCGGTCCGCCGCCATCGCCTGCGTCAGCCGGTGCGCCACGAACAACGTGGTGCGGCCCCGGCACGCGGCCAGCACGGCCCGCTCCAGCTCGGCGGCGCCCTCGCTGCCCGCCTCCGCGGTCGACTCGTCCAGCACCACCACCGGCGACCGGCCCAGCACCAGCCGGGCCAGGGCGATCTGGGCGACCTTGGTGACGTCCAGGCGCTCGCCGCCCTCGCCGACCAGGGTGTTCAGCCCGTCGGGCAGCGCGTCGACCCACCCGTCGGCGCCGACCGTGCGCAGCGCGTCCATCAGTTCGGCGTCGGTCGCGTCCAGCGCGGCCAGCCGCAGGTCGTCGGCGAGCGGACCGGAGAACACGTGCGTCTCCTGCGTCAGGATGCTCACCAAGGCTCGCGCCCCGGCCTCGTCCAGGCCCGCGAGGTCGGTCGGCCCGATGCGCACCGACCCGGCCTGCGGGGTGCCGATGCCCGCGATCAGCGCGGCCAGGGTGGTCTTGCCCGCACCGGTCGCGCCCACCAGCGCGAGCGAACCACCGGCCGGGATCACCAGGTCGACGTCCCGCAGGACCGGCTCCTCGGAATCGGGGTAGCTGAACGTCAGTCCCTCGACCGTCACCGGGTACGGCGTGAGGTCCGCGGACACGGCGGCGGCACTGCCCACCAGCCGGTCGTGCGCGGCCTCGCCCAGCACCCCGACCAGCCGGGTCAGGCTCGCCCCGGACTTCTGCGCCTCGTCGAAGGTGAACATGATGGCGCCCAGCGGGTTGAACAGCCGGTGGAAAAGCAGCGGGGCCGCCGCCACTTCACCCAGGCTGGCGGCATCGGCCTCCAGCAGTACGTACCCCACCACAATGATCAGGACCAGCCCGATGAACTCGGCACGGTTCTCTCTGCCGACGAACCGGCCGAACAACCGGAACACCTCGATGCCGAGCTCGCGCACCCGCCACGACTCACTGCTGACCTGCTCGCGGAAGGCGTGCTCAAGGCGGTACGCCCGGACTGTGTCGATCCCGTTCAGACCGCTGATCAACGCCTGCGCGCGGTCGGCCTGGGCCGCCCGCTGTTTCTGGTAGAGCGGGGCGGACCGGGGGAGATACCAGCGCAGGGCCAGCGCGTACGCGGGCAGCGCGCCCGCACCTGCCAAACCGAGTCGCCAGTCGAGCCCGAACATGCCGGCCGTGGCGATGACGACCAGCACTCCCGCCGAGAACACCGTGGGGATGGCCGTGCGGATGCCCTTGGACAGCACGGCCACATCGTCGCCGACCCTGGACAGCACGTCCCCCCGGCCGACCTGCTCGATCCGCGCGCTCGGCATTCCCAGCACCGCCCGGACGGCGTCCTCCCGCAGCCGCGCGAGCATCTCCGAGCCCAGCCGTCCGATCAGGTACGTCGACGCCCCGGTGGCCGCGACGCCGACAAGAGCGGCGGCCACCATCAGCGCGCCGATCGTGACCAGGATCGATGGCGGTTCGCCGTCGATCACCCCGTCGACCACCCGGCCGAGCAGGAGCACCGGCAGCACCGCGAGCGCCGCCCCGGCCACCGTGGTGAGCACGGTGGCGACCGCCAGCCATGGCACGTCGCGGAAGTGCGCCGCGACCCAGCGGGTGGCCTCACGTCCGGTCGCCGTGCGCAGGGTCGCCGTGGCGAGGCGGGTGTCGGCGGCGCTCACCCGCATCTCCGCTCCGGTGGACCCATGACCATCTAAGAGAGCGCCATCAGGAAGGCACCACCATCGGCGTGCCGGCGACCGGGTCGGGGACCACGACGCAGTTGAGGCCGAAGACCTTCTCGACCAGCTCGGCGGTGATCACCGCGGTTGGGGCGCCCTCGGCGACGATGGCGCCTTCCGCCATCGCGATGACGTGGTCGCAGAAGCGGCAGGCGAGGTTGAGGTCGTGCAGCACGACCACGATGGTCTTGCCGGACTCGGCGTTCAGCGTCCGCAGCAGCCGCAGCAGCTCCACCTGGTGGTTGATGTCCAGGTAGGTCGTGGGCTCGTCGAGGAGCAGCAGGTCGGTGTCCTGGGCGAGCGCCATCGCCACCCAGACCCGCTGCCGCTGGCCGCCGGAGAGCTGCCGGAGCGGGCGGTTGACCAGGTCGGCGGTGCCGGTGGCCTCGAGGGCCCGAGAGACCGCGTCGTCGTCCTGGTCGCTCCAGCGGCGGAACCAGCCCTGATGCGGGTAGCGGCCGCGGGCCACCAGGTCGGCGACGGTGATGCCCTCGGGCGCGAGGGGGGTCTGCGGCAGCAGCCCGAGTGTCTTGGCCACGTCGTGGGTGCTCATCTCGGTCAGCGCCTTGCCGTCCAGGTATACGGCGCCGTGACGGGGTTTGAGCAGCCGGGCCAGGCCGCGCAGCAGCGTGGACTTGCCGCACGCGTTGGCGCCCACGATGGCCGTGATCCTGCCGTCAGGGATCTGGACGTCGAGGTTGGTCACGATCGCCTGGTCGTCGTACCCGAGGGTCAGGCCCTCGGCGCGTAGCCGGGTCATCCGCCCGCTCCTTGCCGGTTGGTGGTGGCCAGCAGCCACAGCAGGTAGGGTGCGCCGACCGCGCCGGTCACCACGCCGGTGGGCAGCGCCGTCGGCAGCAGGTGGACGGCGATGAGGTCGGCGGTGAGCAGCAGCGCGGCGCCGACCAGCGCGGCTGGGATGATCCCGCCCGTGGCGGGGCCGAGCAGCCGGTTGGCGATCGGTCCGGCGACGAGTGCGACGAAGACGATGGGGCCGGCCACGGCGACGGCCAGGGCCGTCAGCACCACTGCCGTGGCGAGCAGGCCGGCCCGGCCGAGCTCGGTGCGGATGCCCAGCGCCCGGGCGGTGTCGTCGCCGAGTTCGAGCGCTCGCAGCTGCCGTTGCAGGAGGACCGCGGTGGGCAGGAGGAGCACCAGGGCGCCGAGCAGGAGCCGCAGCTCGCCGGCGTCGGCCTGCCCGACGGAGCCGGTCAGCCAATGCATCGCCTGCCGGGCGTCGGACAGCTGGGCTCGGGTCAGCATGTAGCCGATCAGGCCGTCGAAGAAGAGCGTGGCGCCGATGCCGATGAGGATGAACCGGTAGCCGGCGACGCCGTCGCGCCAGGCGAGCACGTACATCAGCAGGGCGGCGGCGACGGCGCCGCCGAGGGCGAGCGCGCTCACGGCCAGTCCGCTGACCTGCAGAAGCACGATCCCGGTGATGGCGGCGAGCCCGGCGCCGGAGTTGATGCCGACGAAATCGGGGGACGCGAGAGGGTTGCGCAGCAGCTGCTGGAAGATCGTCCCGGCGGCGCCGAGGGCGAGGCCGACGGCCAGCGCGGACGCCGCGGTGGGCAGCCGCAACCCCCGGACGACGAAGTCGACGCTGGGGTCTTCGCGCAGGTGGAGCACCGAGGCGATGACCTCGCCCGCGCTGAGCTGGAAGCTGCCCACCATCATGGTGAGCACGAACAGCGCGCTGACGGCCACGGCCAGGGAGCACGTCACCACAAGTGAACGGGTGGCCCGGCGACGCCGGGTGGTGCGGAAGGCGCCGGCGGTCGTGGCCCGCGCAGTCGTGGTCGCTGCCATGGTCACACCTCCGACAGCCGGCCGTAGCGGACGATGCCCACGAACGCCGGTGCTCCGAGCACGCCGAGGACCACACCGACCTGCAGTTCGTCGGGGACGGCCACCACCCGGCCGAGCACGTCCGCCAGCAGCAGCACGATCGGGGCCAGGAGCATGGAGTACGGCAGGATCCACCGGTAGTCCGGGCCGCAGATGAACCGCGCCACGTGCGGCACGACGAGCCCGACGAAGACGATCGGTCCGCAGGCTGCCGTGGCGGCCCCGGCGAGCACCGCGACCACGGCGAACGCCGCCGCCCGGGTCCTGGTGACCCGCTGGCCCAGGCCGCGGGCCATGTCCTCGCCGAGCGCGAGCCCGTTGAGCGCCCGCCCGAAACCCAGCGAGGCGACCAGCCCGAGGATGAGGAACGGCGCGACCCCGGTCAGGATCGGGGCATAGCGCCCGGCGAGCGATCCCACCTGCCAGAACCGCAGCTCGTTCAGCGCGTCCACGTTGGTCATCAAGATCCCAGTGGTCACCGAGGCCAGGCCGGCGGTGACGGCCACGCCGGACAGGGCCAGCTTGATCGGGGTGGCGCCCTCCCGGCCGAGCGACGCGATCGCGTACACCAGCACGAGGGCCCCGATCGCGCCGGCGAAGGCGAACCAGACGTAGACGCCCGCGCCGCGCACGCCGAACACCGTGATGGCCAAGACCACGAAGACGGTCGCCCCAGAGTTGATGCCCATGATCCCCGCGTCAGCCAGCGGGTTACGGGTGACGCCCTGCAGGATGGCGCCGGCCACGCCGAGGGCGGCGCCCACCAGGATGCCGATCAGCGTGCGGGGCACGCGCAGCTCCAGCGTCACCGTGCTGTTGATCGACCCGTCGGTGTCCAGGCTGCCCAAGGCGCGCAGCACCTCGGGCAGGCCGATCGAGCGCGAGCCCAAGGTGACGCTGAGAAACGCGACCAGAGCCAGTAACACGCACAGGACGGCGAGCCCCGGCCCGAGGGCGACGGCTCTGCGTGCGAGATGCGTCGAGCTGCTCATCAGCGGCGATCAGTCGCCGACGTTCGGGTCCGCGGCCTTGACCGCCGCCGTCAGCTTGTCCAGCTCGGTGGCGAAGTGGCCGTACGTGTGCAGCCAGTACGCCGGCCACGACACGACGGCCCCCGCCTTGGCCGCCTTGATCTTGAACCAGGTGGGCTGCTTCTTGCCCCAATCGGCATTGGAGGTGGGCTTGAAGCTACGGCCGTCGAACAGGATCAGGTCGGGCTGGTACTTGTCGACGTTCTCCCAGCTCAGGTTCTCCCAGTACGGGAAGCCGGGGTCCGGGCTGTCCGGGTTGATCACCTTCATTCCCCAGCGCTGGAAGTCCAGCAGTTCGGGGGCGTACTCGGGGTTGGCCACGTACACCTTGTCGTCAGCGGGCGACATCGCGGCCACGGTGAGGCCCGACTTGGCCGCGACCGCCTCCTTGAAGCCGGCGAGCGCCTCCTCGAAGCGCTTCTTGTGCGCGGCGATCTGCGGAGCGTCGACGTCGGCGCCCAGGCTCCTGGCGAGGTCCTCATACCCCTTGGCCAGGTCGACGATCGACTTGCCCTGGGAGACACCCACCACCGGGGCCAGCTCGGCGAGCTTCTTGCTCTTCTCGTCGACGCCTTCTTCCAGGCCGCTGTGCGCCTTCTCCACCGGCCACCAGTCGCCGACGATCAGGTCCGGCCGCAGGGCGGCGGCCTTCTCCACGTCGATCTTGCCCCACTCCTGTCCCAGGATCTCGATGCCGGTCAGGTCGAGATCCTTCAGGTTCGCGTCGGTCTTGACGGACTCGTCGGCGTAGATGCCGACCGGCTTGATGCCGAAGGACATCAACGCGGCCGCCTCGCCCGCGTGCGCGATGATCCGCGTCGGGGTCTTGTCCGCCTTGACGACCTTGCCCGACCCGTCGGTGAACGACCACGGGCCGGAGGGTGTGGCGGAGGCTGCCGTGGTGGTGCCGGAGGAGTCTGCGGAGCCGCAACCGGCGAGCACTACGCTCAGGGCGGCGAGCACCAGGACTGGACGCCATGCGCGCATGGTGGAGCTTCCGTTCTCGTGTCGAGTGATCTACAAAGGTCAACAATTAGGCAAGGCTAACCATAGTTTTCGGCTTTTGGCTAGATCAGTGTGATCGGGCTCACCGGGGGGCGAGCCCCGGCCTGGGGGCGGTGCCACACGTGAGGCCGGCTAGGGACGCCGGCTGGACCTGTGGCCACGTGCGGACAATTCGCTCATCCTTCCGCTCGAACTGCCCCCCGCGACAACGAGCTCGGCCGGGTCTGGATGCGCGACACGTACGTCAACTGCTTGCCTCGTCGAAAGCAATCGTGAAAAACCTTCGGCGACTCTTTCATCGGCGGACCCGCTTTCATCAAGCCCGGCGCCTACCACCACATCGACGGCAGCCTCTACACCGAGGGCGACGACGCGTGGCTTGTGCTGCACAACCATCTGTACGCGAAGCTCCGGGACGACATGGAAGACATCGTCCCGACGACCAACCTCCCGACATTCCAGCAGACGCCCTACACGCCCGAGCCGTACCTCGAAGGCGCCTACGTCTTCAAGCACGGAGGCAAGTACTACCTCCTCCACGCCGCATGGAACCGAAGGTCGACCACCCCCGACGGCAGCACGCGATACGCCTACGACCCGCCCGGTCCCGGCCGCGTGCAGTATCAGTACGACGCGGTCGTCGCCGTCTCGGACACATTCGAGGGAGCGTATTCCCAGCGGTGGACGGCGGGCGTCGGCGCCGGCCACAACAACTTCTTCATCGATCGCAGCGGCCAGGTGTGGGCGACGTTCTTCCGCAACCCCAACTTCGGCTACTGGTCCGACCCGTCGCGCATCGCCGACGCGCTCGCCGAGCCGGCCCCGCGAGGCGGGATCGAACGCTGGACTCTCCCCTTGTAGGAGGCCTCATGCTATTTTCCGGCGTTCGGCCCGCACAGCGGCTTCGCACCCGCTGATCGTCCGGCTATCGAGGAGAGCGACGCATGACCATCGTGAAGGGCATCGAGGCTCGCGGCATGCACCACTGCGAGACGACGGCGCTGGGTGTGCTGCTGCGGCATGAGGGACTTGATCTGTCCGAGCCCATGCTGTTCGGGCTCGGCTCAGGCCTGTCCTTCATCTATTGGGACGCCAAGGCAATGGACTTCCCCTTCCTCGGAGGCCGCGTCAAGCCCTTCGAGCTCACCAGGAACCTCGCCGCCCGGCTGGGGCTGACCTTGCTGGTCGAGGAGACCACCTCACCGCGCAAGGCGTGGGCGAACGTGTCCGCCCGCATCGATGCCGGACTGCCGGTCGGCCTCCAGCTCGACTGCTACCACCTGGACTACTTCCAGTCGAAGGTGCACTTCGGTGGCCATGTCGTCGCGATGTACGGCTACGACGAGCACGATGCTTACCTGGTGGACACGGCTCAGCAGGGAGGAGCCGTGCGTACGAGCCGGACGACCCTGGCCATGGCGAGGGCCGAACGCGGCCCGATGACCGCCAGGCACCGCTCCTTCTCCCTGACGCTGCCGGCGCACCCGCCCTCCTGGCAGGACCAGATCATCCCCGCGATCAAGGCCTGCGCCGACGCCTTCCTCGCCGCGCCCATCGCGAACCTGGGCCATCGTGGCATCGAGAAAGCCGCCCGC includes:
- a CDS encoding FecCD family ABC transporter permease is translated as MAATTTARATTAGAFRTTRRRRATRSLVVTCSLAVAVSALFVLTMMVGSFQLSAGEVIASVLHLREDPSVDFVVRGLRLPTAASALAVGLALGAAGTIFQQLLRNPLASPDFVGINSGAGLAAITGIVLLQVSGLAVSALALGGAVAAALLMYVLAWRDGVAGYRFILIGIGATLFFDGLIGYMLTRAQLSDARQAMHWLTGSVGQADAGELRLLLGALVLLLPTAVLLQRQLRALELGDDTARALGIRTELGRAGLLATAVVLTALAVAVAGPIVFVALVAGPIANRLLGPATGGIIPAALVGAALLLTADLIAVHLLPTALPTGVVTGAVGAPYLLWLLATTNRQGAGG
- a CDS encoding ABC transporter substrate-binding protein, with protein sequence MRAWRPVLVLAALSVVLAGCGSADSSGTTTAASATPSGPWSFTDGSGKVVKADKTPTRIIAHAGEAAALMSFGIKPVGIYADESVKTDANLKDLDLTGIEILGQEWGKIDVEKAAALRPDLIVGDWWPVEKAHSGLEEGVDEKSKKLAELAPVVGVSQGKSIVDLAKGYEDLARSLGADVDAPQIAAHKKRFEEALAGFKEAVAAKSGLTVAAMSPADDKVYVANPEYAPELLDFQRWGMKVINPDSPDPGFPYWENLSWENVDKYQPDLILFDGRSFKPTSNADWGKKQPTWFKIKAAKAGAVVSWPAYWLHTYGHFATELDKLTAAVKAADPNVGD
- a CDS encoding family 43 glycosylhydrolase; this encodes MKPGAYHHIDGSLYTEGDDAWLVLHNHLYAKLRDDMEDIVPTTNLPTFQQTPYTPEPYLEGAYVFKHGGKYYLLHAAWNRRSTTPDGSTRYAYDPPGPGRVQYQYDAVVAVSDTFEGAYSQRWTAGVGAGHNNFFIDRSGQVWATFFRNPNFGYWSDPSRIADALAEPAPRGGIERWTLPL
- a CDS encoding ABC transporter ATP-binding protein, encoding MSAADTRLATATLRTATGREATRWVAAHFRDVPWLAVATVLTTVAGAALAVLPVLLLGRVVDGVIDGEPPSILVTIGALMVAAALVGVAATGASTYLIGRLGSEMLARLREDAVRAVLGMPSARIEQVGRGDVLSRVGDDVAVLSKGIRTAIPTVFSAGVLVVIATAGMFGLDWRLGLAGAGALPAYALALRWYLPRSAPLYQKQRAAQADRAQALISGLNGIDTVRAYRLEHAFREQVSSESWRVRELGIEVFRLFGRFVGRENRAEFIGLVLIIVVGYVLLEADAASLGEVAAAPLLFHRLFNPLGAIMFTFDEAQKSGASLTRLVGVLGEAAHDRLVGSAAAVSADLTPYPVTVEGLTFSYPDSEEPVLRDVDLVIPAGGSLALVGATGAGKTTLAALIAGIGTPQAGSVRIGPTDLAGLDEAGARALVSILTQETHVFSGPLADDLRLAALDATDAELMDALRTVGADGWVDALPDGLNTLVGEGGERLDVTKVAQIALARLVLGRSPVVVLDESTAEAGSEGAAELERAVLAACRGRTTLFVAHRLTQAMAADRIAVLDAGCVVEQGTHEELVALGGRYARLWQAWRAGS
- a CDS encoding FecCD family ABC transporter permease, encoding MSSSTHLARRAVALGPGLAVLCVLLALVAFLSVTLGSRSIGLPEVLRALGSLDTDGSINSTVTLELRVPRTLIGILVGAALGVAGAILQGVTRNPLADAGIMGINSGATVFVVLAITVFGVRGAGVYVWFAFAGAIGALVLVYAIASLGREGATPIKLALSGVAVTAGLASVTTGILMTNVDALNELRFWQVGSLAGRYAPILTGVAPFLILGLVASLGFGRALNGLALGEDMARGLGQRVTRTRAAAFAVVAVLAGAATAACGPIVFVGLVVPHVARFICGPDYRWILPYSMLLAPIVLLLADVLGRVVAVPDELQVGVVLGVLGAPAFVGIVRYGRLSEV
- a CDS encoding BtrH N-terminal domain-containing protein, whose protein sequence is MTIVKGIEARGMHHCETTALGVLLRHEGLDLSEPMLFGLGSGLSFIYWDAKAMDFPFLGGRVKPFELTRNLAARLGLTLLVEETTSPRKAWANVSARIDAGLPVGLQLDCYHLDYFQSKVHFGGHVVAMYGYDEHDAYLVDTAQQGGAVRTSRTTLAMARAERGPMTARHRSFSLTLPAHPPSWQDQIIPAIKACADAFLAAPIANLGHRGIEKAARQVPKWLLRTDEPKRDLPQAALLMEKAGTGGALFRALYRDFLGECAGLIDDEGLRAGHRLYAEAAALWTDVATLITKAGEKGDAASLEQAGVILHDLSRIERDAMRVLREIQPRP
- a CDS encoding ABC transporter ATP-binding protein, coding for MTRLRAEGLTLGYDDQAIVTNLDVQIPDGRITAIVGANACGKSTLLRGLARLLKPRHGAVYLDGKALTEMSTHDVAKTLGLLPQTPLAPEGITVADLVARGRYPHQGWFRRWSDQDDDAVSRALEATGTADLVNRPLRQLSGGQRQRVWVAMALAQDTDLLLLDEPTTYLDINHQVELLRLLRTLNAESGKTIVVVLHDLNLACRFCDHVIAMAEGAIVAEGAPTAVITAELVEKVFGLNCVVVPDPVAGTPMVVPS